The genomic region GGCTGTGGAAGGTGATCGTTCGCCGGATCAAGAAGACCCCGGCGCCGTGCGACGTGTACGAAGAAAGCGACATGATCATCCGCACGATCCGCGACATCTTCACCGCGGACGTCGACTCGATCCAAATCGACCAACCCGAGGCGTTCGAGCGGGCCAAGGAATTTCTCCAGTTCGTCATGCCGCGCTACACCAACCGGCTGCAACTGTACGAAGGTAAGGAGCCGATCTTCCATCGCTATCGGCTTGACGAGGAGATCGCGCTGATCAACCAGCGCAAGGTGCCGCTCAAGAACGGCGGTTCGCTGGTCATCGACCAGACCGAGGCCTTGGTGGCGATCGACGTCAACAGCGGCAACTTCCGCACCGACGGATCGGCCGAGGACAGTGCGTTTCAGCTCAACATGATCGCCGCCCGCGAGATCGCCCGGCAACTGCGGCTGCGCGACCTGGGGGGGGTGGTCGTCAACGACTTCATCGACATGCGCAAGGAACGCCACCGCCGGACGGTCGAGCGGACGTTGCGCGAGGCGGTCAAGCGCGACCGGGCCCGCACGAAGATCCTCCGCACGAGCCCGTTCGGTTTGATCGAGATGACTCGGCAGCGGATTCGCCCCAGCCTGAAGCGCAGCGTCTACAAAGAATGTCCGGCGTGCAACGGCTCGGGGCTCGTGAAGAGCGCCGAAAGCATGGCGATCGAGGTGATTCGCAAGCTGATCATGTGCGCCCATCACGAACGCGTCGCGCGGATCGCGGTGACCGTCGAGGAAGAGGTGGCCAGCTACATCAACAACCGCAAACGCCGCGAGCTGACCCGGCTGGAGGACGAGCACAACGTCCAGGTCCTGGTCCTGAGCCGCGAAGACCTCAGCCCCGAGTTCCTCAAAATCGAATGCGAGGACGCCGCGGGCCGGGAGGTGAAGGTGGAGGGGATGTAGACCTGCTGGGGAACCTGCTGTCTCGGGGGAAGCGGCTCAGCGGTCCGACTTGCCCCCCCCTCGACGGGGCTCGAAAACCTGCTAAACTGCGTGGCTCGCGCAAGCTCCGGGGCTCTTTCTGCAGGGTCTTTTGCTTCGCAAGTCCTTTGACGACAAGATTTTGGGATATTTAGCGATGTACGCGATCATTTCCGACGGCGGGCGGCAGTTTAAGGTGGAAGAAGGTCAGGAGCTGACCATCGATTACCGGGCCGACGCCGCCGCGGGGGAGAAACTTACCTTTGATCAGGTCCTGGCCGTGAGCGACGGCGCCGGGTCCGTGAAGCTCGGTTCCCCCGCGCTGGCCGGGGCGAGCGTGACGGCCGAAGTGATCGGCCCCGCCAAGGGCCCCAAGCTGGTCATCCAGAAACTGCGTCGCCGCAAGAACCACCGCCGCAAGACGGGGCATCGCTCGGTGTTGACCAAGGTGCGGATCAGCGCGATCGCCGGGGGCTGAGTTTCCCTGAACGGCGTCGAGGAACGAATCACTTCCCGCGGCCGCGTCGCACGTGCGATGCGGCCGCGGTTTTTTTGGCGCGATTGCTAGCGGCATGGCGTCGGCGGGACGAGCGCGCCAGAATGAGCGGAGGTCGCCCGCCGCGTCGAGTCCTCTCCCCCCAATTGTCCATGTGCTGTTCGCCACGCTCGTTGCGGATCTTGATGCTTGCCGCCGCGTGGCTGGCCGCGGGGACTGCAGCTTGGGCGCAACCGACGCCGGCGCCGCCGGCGGGCGCGATCGCGCAGCCGTCGACGACTCCGGCGGCAGGTTCCGTCGAGGTCCCCGCGAACGGGACTCCTCCCGCGCCGCCGACCGAGGGCGAGGCCGACGAGGCCGGCGCCGCGCTTTGGGAACCGCACAACAAGGCGTGGCTCGCCGAGCGGATTGCGCGGCTCGAAACGTTGGGACTCGCCGAGGAGGACAAGAAGGCCGCGCTGGCGAGCTATCAGGAAGCGCTTGAGTCCCGCGCGACGACGTTCCGCTTTCGCGACCAGATCAAGGCGTATCGCAAGGAGCTTGAGGAGCGAGACGGGCTGCTGGAGAAGGGCAAGGCGCAGTTTGCGGCGCCGCTGCCGTCGCCCTCGCCGTTGCCGACGACCTTGCCCGAGCTGGAAGCGCGGGTGTTGGAGCTGGAGCAGCAGTCGCGCGATCTGGCGGCTCGTCGCGACGAGGCGGCGGCGAAGTTGAAGGCGCGCGGGGCGATGATCGGGTCGATCCCCAAGCAGATCACCGACACCCAGACGCAACTGCGCAAGCTCGAGGAGCAGATCGCGGGCCTGGCCTCAGGACCAGTCGAGGGGGAGGTCGAAGCGGCGGCGATCGTCGCCTTGGTCAATCGACGGCAGGCGCTGCAGGAGACGATCCTCAAGCTGCAACAGGAGCAACTGGTCGTCGCGAACAGCGAACTGGTCCAACTGGAGTTGGACATGTCGACGCGCGAGCTGGCGGCGCTCGACAAGCAGCTGACGCAGGCCCGGACCGAAAGGAATCGCCTGCAGCAGGCCGAGGCCGATCGCCAAGCCCGCGAGGCGGCGCAGGCGGCCGAGGTCGAGCGTCCCAAGCCGATCGCCGCCTTGGCCGACCGCAACGCGGCGCTGGCGGCTCAGCGGAAAGAGCTGACGGCGAAGCTGACCGCGCTCGCCACGGAGCGGGGACTGCGCGAGTCGCAGCGTGCGGCTTTGCAAAAGGACTACGACAACACTCGGGCGCGGATCGACGCGTCGGGGTTGGGGATCAGCGCCGGCAATCTGCTCTTGCGACAGAAGAACGAGTTGCCGAACGTACGGGATTTGAGGAATTCCGCGGCCGATCGGCTCGACGAGGTCGCGCGGTTGACGTTCGAGAACTACGGGCTGGTCGACGAGCAGGCGGCGCTGGCCAACGTCGACGGGAAGGTCGAATCGCTTCTGGCGGCCCTTGAGGGTCAGCGAGTTCAGGAGGCCGAGGTGCGGCGGCTGCTGGACGATCAGCGAAAGTTCCTGAACGACCTTGTCGAGGACACGAAAAAATACGGCTTCCTTCTCAACACGGTCGCGGCTGAAGAAGAGGCCCTGGCCGCATTGGCCACGGAGTACGGAGAGTACATCGCCCAACGAGTGCTGTGGATTCGCAACGCCCCGGCGATGAATCCGTGGGAGGAGTTGCCGTTGGCGGCGGACGCGGCGCGGTGGAGCCTGGATCCGCGGAAGTGGCGCGAGGCGGGCGACGAGATCGCGGGGTCGTTTCAGCGCCACCCGACGGTCTCGGCCTTGGCGATTCTGGCGATTCTCGTGGTGATGTTTCTCCAGCGTCGCGCCCGGCGCGGGTTGCGCGAAGCGGGAGCCGTCGCCGCCAAGCGGACCTGCGCCGAGTTTCAACCCACGTTGCGGGCCCTGGCTTACACGGTGCTGATCGCGTTGCCTTGGCCCGCGCTGCTGTGGTTCGTCGGGTGGTCGCTGGACAATCCCGGGGGACACTCCGACTTCGTCCAATCGCTGTCGGGTTCAACGCGGATCGTCGCCTGGTGCCTGTTGCTGTTGGAGGTGCTGCGGGCGCTGTGCCGCGGGGCGGGGCTGGCCGACGCCCATTTCGAGTGGCCCGAGCCGTGCCTGGCGCAAATCCGCCGGCATGCGCGGTGGCTGACCGCCGCGGGGCTGCCGCTGGTGCTGTGGACCGCCGGGCTCGATCTGCAGCAGACCGAGCCGCTGTACAGCAGTTCGCTGGGGCGGATGTGCTTCATTGCGCTCATGCTGCTGTTGGCGTATTTGTTGGAACGGATGCTCATGGGCCGCAAGAGCCCGTTTCGGCAACTCCTGAGCGGCGATCGGGGCTGGCTGGCCCCGCTGGAGCATGTGTGGCGCCCGGCGACGGTGCTGCTGCCCGCGGCGCTGGCGGTGCTCGCGGCGACGGGATACTACTTCTCGGCTCAACAGGCGGCGGTACGGTTGGTGCAATCGGTCGTGCTGATGCTGGCGGTGCTCGCAGCCGGGGGGCTCACGCGTCGGCTGTTGCTGGTCAACCGGCGCAGTCTGGCCCGCGAACAAGCCAAACAGCGGCGCGCACAACTCGCGGCGGCGGCCGCCGCGGCCGCCGCGAGCGCGGCCGGCGAGGGGGAATCGTCGTCGCCGGTCGCCCTCGAGCTGCCGACGGCGGATCTCGTCGAGGAGACCGTCGACCTTGCGGCGCTCAGCGAGCAGACCCAGAAGCTCGTTCGCACGTGCCTGGCGCTCGCCACGGCGGCGGGGCTGTATCTCATTTGGCGCGAGCTGTTGCCGGCGGTGGCCTATCTGAGCGAACGATCGCTGCTGCCGGGGTTCGCCCTCACCTGGGCTCAGGCGCTGCAGTGCGCCGTCGTGCTGGCGATTACCTACGTCGCGGTGCGCGACATCCCCGCGCTGTTGGAACTGGCGATCCTGCAGCGGTTGCCGCTCGACAGCGGTTCGCGCTACGCCCTGACGTCGATCACCCGATACTTGCTGTGCTCGATGGGGATCGTCATGGCGTACAAGTCGCTCGGCTACACGGGGGAGAACATCCAGTGGCTGGTCGCCGCGATGGGCGTCGGCCTGGGCTTCGGTCTGCAGGAGATCTTCGCCAACTTCGTCTCGGGCATCATTCTGTTGTTCGAGCGCCCGATTCGCGTGGGGGACGTCATCACCCTGGGCGACAAGACCGGCGCGGTGACGCGCATCCGCATGCGGGCCACTACGATCGTCGATTGGGATCGCAAGGAGTACATCGTCCCCAACAAGCATTTGGTGACGGAGAAGTTGTTGAACTGGACGCTCAGCGACCAAACGAACCGGCTGATGGTGAACGTGGGGGTCGCCTACGGCAGCGACACGGAGCTTGCGTGCCGGCTGCTGGTCGAGGCGGCCCGCGAACAGCCCGCCGTGCTGGTCGAGCCCGCCCCCGTCGCCGCGTTCGAGGGGTTCGGCGACAGCTCGCTCAACCTGTCGTTGCGGGCCTATCTGCCGTCGCTGGAGAACCGACTGGCGACGATCCACGGCCTGCACACGACGATCGATCGCAAGTTCCGCGCGGCGGGCCTGGAAATCCCCTTCCCGCAACGGGATCTGAACTTGCGACACGTCCCCCCGGGCTGGCTGGCGGCCGCTGATCGCGAAGCCCCCGGGCTGGGGCGCGAGCCCGTCGCCGGCCTCGGCAACGGGCTTCCTGCCCAGGGGGGGAACGGCCCAGGCCGCGACTCGGCGTCCGTTTCGGGGGCCTCCGGGAGCGAAAAATAATTTTCGGCAGCGTGACGCAGCCCGCGGAGAGAGTATGGTGAAGGTTCTTCCGCCGGGGGGTCGGACGCCTCGGGGAGAGCGACCCGTTTGAGTGCGCGACGACGCGCCGTTCCCTCCGAACAGAGCAGGCCATGAAGCGACGTGATTTTCTCCGTTGGTCGGCGGCGGCCGCGTGCTCGAGCGCCGGCGCCGCGGCCATCGCCGCCTCGGCCTCCGAAACGAACGAGGCGCCCGCGGCCGACAAGTCGGCCGCGCAGGACGCAGCCGCTGAGCAGCCGAAACCGACGGAGACGCCCCAGGCCGAGCCGCCCGCCGCGTCGTCGCCGCAAACGCTGCTGGAGTGGCGCACCTATCAGGTGAGCGACGAAAAGCAGCAGTCCGTCGTGGCCAAGCACTTGGTCGAGGCGGCTCTCCCCGCGTGGGAGCGGCTGGGAATCGGGCCGGTGGGGGCGTTCACCGAGGTGGGCGACGATGCGCAGCCGTGCCTCCACTTGCTGCTGACGTACGTCGACGCCGCCCAATTCGCGGCGGCCCGCGCCGAGCTTGAGGCCGACGAGAAATACCGAGCCGCCGCGGCCGAGTACTTGGCGTCGGCGAAGGACGCGCCGGCGTTCGTGCGAATCGAGAGCGAGTTGATGCTCAGCTTTGCCGGCATGCCCAAGCCCGAGGCGCCGAAGAAGAAGCCCCGGCTGTACGAGATGCGGACCTACGAGAGCCACAGCGAAACGAAGGCGCGCCGCAAGATCGAGATGTTCAACGACGGCGAAATTGCGATCTTCCGCGATTGCGGGTTCGAGCCGGTGTTTTTCGGCGAAACGCTGGTCGGACCCCGGCTGCCGAATTTGAAGTACATGCTTGCCGCGGCCGACGTCGAGGCGAACAAGATCGGGTGGGAGAAGTTCCAGAAGCACCCCGAGTGGGTCAAGATGCGCGACCTGCCGAAGTACGCCGACACGGTCTCGCAGATCGAGAAAAAGTTCCTGGTGCCGACCGACTTCTCCCAATTGTAGCGACCGCCGAAGCCGAACCGCCGTTTCGATCCGGGTGTGCCGTTTCGCACGCGCCGGCGATCGGGCGGCTGTTTGCAACTCGGAACTCGGGCGAAACGACCGTCTCGTTGCTCGGCACGCGGCTTGCAATCCAAGTCCTGTGCGCAGGTTTCGTTTCAAGAGTCGACCGCCAGCGGCGGGCGCTGATTCCCGGCGAATGACGAAGGGGGCTTTTCGAGGCCTGCCGCGTGCTGCATCGGCGGCTAGCGCCGTCCGCTCGTGGTTTGGGGCAAAGCACTCGTGACTCTGCACACCGCAGAGAAAGGAGAGACGTCATGTCCGTCAGCCATTCACCGGCCGCTGGAATCGCCCTGGAACGAGCCCTAAGGCATTGGCGCGAACGGGGCGTCCTGCTCGAACGCGAATTGGCCGAAGCCGAGCCCGAGCCGCTGACGATCGCCATCAGCCGGCAATGCGGCGCCGGGGCCTTGGCGGTCGGCAACGCCATTGGCGAGCGGCTCGACTGGCCGGTGTACGACCGGCAGCTCGTCGATCGCATCGCCGAAGATGCGGGGGTCCGGGCGACGCTTCTCGGTTGTCTCGACGAGAAGCGGCCCAACTGGTTCGTCACGGGCATCTCGTCGTTCAACCTCGACAAGACGATGTCGCCGGTGGGCTACGCGATGCGGATGCGCGACGTGCTGTTGGGGCTGGCCGGTCACGGACGGTGCGTCGTCATCGGCCGCGGGGCCGCCCAGTTGCTCCCTCCGGCGACGACATTGCGACTGCGGCTGATCGCCCCCCGGGCCTACCGAGTCGCACACGTCGCGGCGCAGTTGTCGCTCGACTCCGCGGCGGCGGGCCGCTACGTCGACGACATGGATCAGGGTCGCGACTCGTTCGTCAGGACCCACTTCCGCCGCGACCCGTGCGACGTCGCCGGTTACGACCTGACGATCGACACCTCGCGGATCGACGTCGCCACGTGCGCCGAACTTGCGATCACTGCGATGGAATCGCTGAGGCGGGCGAAACGCGATTGACGCCGCGCTCTCCGCTTCGAGCTCCGCCGGATTGCCGAACGAGGCTGCGTTGGTCGCTGCTACGTTGGTCGTCGCTGTGCCGATCGCCGTGCATGTCGCGAACGTTCGCGGCGAGTTGAAAACGCCGCACGCGAACTCGCGCCAAGCGTGCGCGCCAGAGCCGAACGAGTCAGAGCCGAACGAGTCAGTTCGGCCGCGCGCGAAGCGAAAAAGCGGGGAGGACATCCGAGTCGCGAGTTTCCTCGCCGACTGTCGATCCAGTCAGTCATCGCCCCCCGATAGCGCTTCGGCCCGCATGATTCGGACCGCTTGTACCGGCGTTTGCGAGCACGGTCGGCTCGCGTTGGAGGACGAATCGGCGCAACGGCGGCGCGAAAGTTTCATCGCAGCGTGCAGCGAAGGAGGGTGCATCGACTGATGCAAGCGCCCCGGCAGCTCGACCAACGTCCGCTCGCAAGACTTCGAGAGTCGAGCCGTTTCCAACGGCGTGCGCTCGCTCTGCCCTGCGACGCTGAAGAAAATCACAACGGCGACGGCTGCCGCGGTTGTGCAAAAGTAGTTACGCGAATCATCTGTTTCCAACTGGCGTCATTTTGCGGAGTTGGCAGGAACTGTCAAGCAACTTTTTTCAAACGAGATGCGTTCCCCAATTGTTCTGGGGATTGCTGAAGCAGCACGACGAACGGCGTCGATTTTTCGCAAGAGAATTGCGCGGTTTTCGACGCGGCGGAAACCGCAGAGGATCACGGATTGCGCGGCGTCGATATGCGCCCGTCGACGTTCGTCCGCAGGGGGTCTCGCGGGGCGTTTGCGCGGTTATCATAAGGTTCCTCCCCGCCGCGGGGTCGTCGATACGGCGCTGCTAGCATGCGGCGTACCGATCGGAGTTCGCGTTGCCCCGTCGCTTTCGTCGCCGTCGATTCGCGCATGACTGCACTTCCGACTGATTCGTCGTTCGCTGGGTTGGCCGTTGCCGCATTCGAGAGTCGCCGCGCCGCCGATACGACCGGCATGATCGAGCGCTTCGGGGGTCGGGCGTTCGTCAGCCCGTCGATGCGCGAGCTGCCGTTGCCCGACGTCCGGCCGGTGGTCGAGTTCGCCCATCGATTGTTGGCGGGGCAGATCGACGCGGTCGTCTTTCTGACAGGCGTCGGCGCCCGGCAGATGATCGACGTCGTCGCCAAGCATGTCGGCCGACAGCGATTTCTCGACACCCTGTCGGACGTGAAGACGATCGTTCGCGGCCCGAAGCCGCTTGCAGCGCTCAAGGAGTGGGGGATCAAGCCGTCGGTCGTCGTCCCCGAACCGAACACCTGGCGCGAGGTGTTGGCGACGCTCGACGCCGAGCCGAGCCTGTCGCTGGCCAATATGCGGATTGCCGTGCAGGAATACGGCGTTCCGAACGTCAGCCTTGTCGCCGGCTTGGAAGCGCGCGGCGCCATCGTCGAATCGTTCCAAGTGTACATGTGGGACTTGCCCGAGGACGTCGAGCCGTTGCGCGCCAACGTGCGGCGGATCATCGCCGGGGAAATCGACGTCGCGATGTTCACCTCGGCGCAACAGGTGAAGCATCTGCTGCAGGCGGCCGGGGAGTCGGGATTGGAGGCGTCTCTGCGCGCGGCGCTCGCGCGCGTCGTCGTCGCCTCGGTGGGACCGACCACCAGCGAGATGCTCGCCGCGTGCAATCTGCCGGTCGACTTCGCCCCGTCGCATCCGAAGCTGGGCCATCTCGTCGCGGAGACCGCCCAGCGCGCCGAGGAGCTCGTGCGGCGCAAGCGGGCCCTGGCCGCGGTCGCCGTTCGTCCTGTCGCGGCGTCCTCCGCCGCCGGACCTGCGCCGGCGTGGCGCGACAGCCCGTTCCTGCGGGCGTGCCGCCGCGAACCGGTTCCGTACACCCCCGTCTGGCTCATGCGCCAAGCGGGCCGCTACATGGCCGAGTACCGCGCGGTCCGCGCGGGGCAGTCGTTCCTCGAACTCTGCAAGAACCCGCAGTTGTGCAGCGAGGTGATGTGCACCGCGGTCGAGAAGCTGGGGGTCGACGCGGCGATCATTTTCTCGGACTTGTTGCCGATCCTGGAGCCGATGGGATTGGACCTGGAGTTCGCCCCCGGCGACGGACCGCAAATACACAACCCCGTGCGCGAGTCGGCCGACGTCGATCGGTTCATGGAGTTGGAGAGCGTCGATGCGCTCCATTACGTGTTCGAGACCGTGGCGCAGACTCGCCGCGACTTGCCGGAGCAGATCCCGCTGATCGGCTTCGCGGGGGCGCCGTTCACGCTGGCCAGCTACGCGATCGAAGGCGCCGGCAGCCGAAACTATCTCCATACCAAGACGCTCATGTACCGCGCGCCCGAGGCGTGGCGCGAACTGATGGGACGGCTGGCGCGATCGATTGCTCGGTACCTCAACGCCCAGATCGCCGCCGGGGCGCAAGCCGTGCAGTTGTTCGACAGTTGGGTCGGCTGTCTGGGTCCCGACGACTATCGTACGTACGTGCTGCCCCACGTGCGCGAGCTGGTGGCGCTGCTGACGCCCGGGACGCCGCTGATCCATTTCGGCACGGGCAACCCCGCGCTGTTGCCGCTGCAGGCCGAGGCGGGGGGCGACGTCGTGGGGCTCGACTGGCGCGTCGACTTAGCCGCGGGATGGGACGCCGTCGGCTGCGATCGGGCCGTGCAGGGGAATCTCGACCCGACGGTGCTCTTGGCCGACCGAGCGACGATCCGCACGCGCGTTCAACGCATCCTCGCCGCCGCGGCCGGCCGCCCGGGGCATATTTTCAACCTCGGCCACGGCGTGCTGCAGCAGACGCCTGTGGAGAACGCCCAAGCGGTGGTCGAGTTGGTGCATGAGTTGAGCGCACGGTGAGGACCATGGCTCACGCGCTGGTCGCCCTCGGCTCGAATCTCGGCGATCGTCGGGGGACGCTCGACGAGGCGCTTGCGGCGTTGGCGGCGCTGCCGGGAACGCGGCTCCTGCGACGAAGTCGGTGGCACGAGACGGCGCCGGTCGGGGGGCCGCCGGGGCAGGGGGAGTTCCTCAACGGGGCGGCGCTCCTGGAGACCCCCCTTTCGCCGCACGACCTGCTGGCGGCGATGACGCAGATCGAGGCCGCGGCCGGCCGGACGCGCGAGACGCCTTGGGGGCCGCGGACTCTCGATCTC from Pirellulales bacterium harbors:
- a CDS encoding Rne/Rng family ribonuclease — protein: MKQEMLINVAQPEECRIAIVEDGLLEELYVERSSQNNFVGNIYKGKIVNLEPSIQAAFVDFGVGRNGFLHISDVESQYFRQGGYDPDKEISRGGGRSHADEDDGGDEDELDEVGENGRSSSRNGHGKRMRPGVRPRVKPPIQEIFRRGDEVLVQVIKEGIGTKGPTLSTYISIPGRYLVLMPALGRIGVSRKIEDEDARRRLRDILRELNPPKGLGFIVRTAGTDRTKRELSRDLAYLVRLWKVIVRRIKKTPAPCDVYEESDMIIRTIRDIFTADVDSIQIDQPEAFERAKEFLQFVMPRYTNRLQLYEGKEPIFHRYRLDEEIALINQRKVPLKNGGSLVIDQTEALVAIDVNSGNFRTDGSAEDSAFQLNMIAAREIARQLRLRDLGGVVVNDFIDMRKERHRRTVERTLREAVKRDRARTKILRTSPFGLIEMTRQRIRPSLKRSVYKECPACNGSGLVKSAESMAIEVIRKLIMCAHHERVARIAVTVEEEVASYINNRKRRELTRLEDEHNVQVLVLSREDLSPEFLKIECEDAAGREVKVEGM
- the rplU gene encoding 50S ribosomal protein L21 → MYAIISDGGRQFKVEEGQELTIDYRADAAAGEKLTFDQVLAVSDGAGSVKLGSPALAGASVTAEVIGPAKGPKLVIQKLRRRKNHRRKTGHRSVLTKVRISAIAGG
- a CDS encoding mechanosensitive ion channel, encoding MCCSPRSLRILMLAAAWLAAGTAAWAQPTPAPPAGAIAQPSTTPAAGSVEVPANGTPPAPPTEGEADEAGAALWEPHNKAWLAERIARLETLGLAEEDKKAALASYQEALESRATTFRFRDQIKAYRKELEERDGLLEKGKAQFAAPLPSPSPLPTTLPELEARVLELEQQSRDLAARRDEAAAKLKARGAMIGSIPKQITDTQTQLRKLEEQIAGLASGPVEGEVEAAAIVALVNRRQALQETILKLQQEQLVVANSELVQLELDMSTRELAALDKQLTQARTERNRLQQAEADRQAREAAQAAEVERPKPIAALADRNAALAAQRKELTAKLTALATERGLRESQRAALQKDYDNTRARIDASGLGISAGNLLLRQKNELPNVRDLRNSAADRLDEVARLTFENYGLVDEQAALANVDGKVESLLAALEGQRVQEAEVRRLLDDQRKFLNDLVEDTKKYGFLLNTVAAEEEALAALATEYGEYIAQRVLWIRNAPAMNPWEELPLAADAARWSLDPRKWREAGDEIAGSFQRHPTVSALAILAILVVMFLQRRARRGLREAGAVAAKRTCAEFQPTLRALAYTVLIALPWPALLWFVGWSLDNPGGHSDFVQSLSGSTRIVAWCLLLLEVLRALCRGAGLADAHFEWPEPCLAQIRRHARWLTAAGLPLVLWTAGLDLQQTEPLYSSSLGRMCFIALMLLLAYLLERMLMGRKSPFRQLLSGDRGWLAPLEHVWRPATVLLPAALAVLAATGYYFSAQQAAVRLVQSVVLMLAVLAAGGLTRRLLLVNRRSLAREQAKQRRAQLAAAAAAAAASAAGEGESSSPVALELPTADLVEETVDLAALSEQTQKLVRTCLALATAAGLYLIWRELLPAVAYLSERSLLPGFALTWAQALQCAVVLAITYVAVRDIPALLELAILQRLPLDSGSRYALTSITRYLLCSMGIVMAYKSLGYTGENIQWLVAAMGVGLGFGLQEIFANFVSGIILLFERPIRVGDVITLGDKTGAVTRIRMRATTIVDWDRKEYIVPNKHLVTEKLLNWTLSDQTNRLMVNVGVAYGSDTELACRLLVEAAREQPAVLVEPAPVAAFEGFGDSSLNLSLRAYLPSLENRLATIHGLHTTIDRKFRAAGLEIPFPQRDLNLRHVPPGWLAAADREAPGLGREPVAGLGNGLPAQGGNGPGRDSASVSGASGSEK
- a CDS encoding NIPSNAP family protein; protein product: MKRRDFLRWSAAAACSSAGAAAIAASASETNEAPAADKSAAQDAAAEQPKPTETPQAEPPAASSPQTLLEWRTYQVSDEKQQSVVAKHLVEAALPAWERLGIGPVGAFTEVGDDAQPCLHLLLTYVDAAQFAAARAELEADEKYRAAAAEYLASAKDAPAFVRIESELMLSFAGMPKPEAPKKKPRLYEMRTYESHSETKARRKIEMFNDGEIAIFRDCGFEPVFFGETLVGPRLPNLKYMLAAADVEANKIGWEKFQKHPEWVKMRDLPKYADTVSQIEKKFLVPTDFSQL
- a CDS encoding cytidylate kinase-like family protein gives rise to the protein MSVSHSPAAGIALERALRHWRERGVLLERELAEAEPEPLTIAISRQCGAGALAVGNAIGERLDWPVYDRQLVDRIAEDAGVRATLLGCLDEKRPNWFVTGISSFNLDKTMSPVGYAMRMRDVLLGLAGHGRCVVIGRGAAQLLPPATTLRLRLIAPRAYRVAHVAAQLSLDSAAAGRYVDDMDQGRDSFVRTHFRRDPCDVAGYDLTIDTSRIDVATCAELAITAMESLRRAKRD
- the hemE gene encoding uroporphyrinogen decarboxylase — translated: MTALPTDSSFAGLAVAAFESRRAADTTGMIERFGGRAFVSPSMRELPLPDVRPVVEFAHRLLAGQIDAVVFLTGVGARQMIDVVAKHVGRQRFLDTLSDVKTIVRGPKPLAALKEWGIKPSVVVPEPNTWREVLATLDAEPSLSLANMRIAVQEYGVPNVSLVAGLEARGAIVESFQVYMWDLPEDVEPLRANVRRIIAGEIDVAMFTSAQQVKHLLQAAGESGLEASLRAALARVVVASVGPTTSEMLAACNLPVDFAPSHPKLGHLVAETAQRAEELVRRKRALAAVAVRPVAASSAAGPAPAWRDSPFLRACRREPVPYTPVWLMRQAGRYMAEYRAVRAGQSFLELCKNPQLCSEVMCTAVEKLGVDAAIIFSDLLPILEPMGLDLEFAPGDGPQIHNPVRESADVDRFMELESVDALHYVFETVAQTRRDLPEQIPLIGFAGAPFTLASYAIEGAGSRNYLHTKTLMYRAPEAWRELMGRLARSIARYLNAQIAAGAQAVQLFDSWVGCLGPDDYRTYVLPHVRELVALLTPGTPLIHFGTGNPALLPLQAEAGGDVVGLDWRVDLAAGWDAVGCDRAVQGNLDPTVLLADRATIRTRVQRILAAAAGRPGHIFNLGHGVLQQTPVENAQAVVELVHELSAR
- the folK gene encoding 2-amino-4-hydroxy-6-hydroxymethyldihydropteridine diphosphokinase, whose translation is MAHALVALGSNLGDRRGTLDEALAALAALPGTRLLRRSRWHETAPVGGPPGQGEFLNGAALLETPLSPHDLLAAMTQIEAAAGRTRETPWGPRTLDLDLLLYDALVSDDPALALPHPHMHQRRFVLDPACEVAPGMLHPRSGWTVGALRRRLA